Proteins encoded together in one Zonotrichia leucophrys gambelii isolate GWCS_2022_RI chromosome 1, RI_Zleu_2.0, whole genome shotgun sequence window:
- the ACE2 gene encoding angiotensin-converting enzyme 2 isoform X2: MTEGFWNNSMLTEPTDGRKVVCHPTAWDMGKNDYRIKMCAKVTMDDFLTAHHEMGHIEYDMSYAVQPYLLRSGANEGFHEAVGEIMSLSAATPQHLKSLDLLEPTYQDDEETEINFLLKQALTIVGTMPFTYMLEKWRWMVFRGEITKQEWTKQWWEMKRAIVGVVEPVPHDETYCDPAALFHVANDYSFIRYYTRTIYQFQFQEALCKAANHVGPLHKCDITNSTAAGQKLRELLELGRSKPWTEALKNITGEKYMNAAPLLRYFEPLYEWLKKNNSGRFIGWKTDWTPYSSNAIKVRISLKSALGDEAYEWDESELFLFKSSVAYAMRKYFAEEKKQKVAFDVSDIHVGELTKRISFYITVSMPGNISDIVPKADVEDAIRMSRGRMNEAFRLDDSTLEFVGILPTLAAPYEPPVTIWLIVFGVVIGLVVVGAIALIVTGLRDRKKRARKSRGEAESNHEEVNPYAEEGKRNLGFEPAEETQTSF; encoded by the exons ATGACTGAGGGCTTCTGGAATAACTCCATGCTCACAGAGCCGACCGATGGCAGGAAGGTTGTATGCCATCCTACAGCATGGGACATGGGCAAAAATGATTACAG GATCAAGATGTGCGCCAAAGTGACCATGGATGACTTCCTGACAGCGCACCACGAGATGGGGCACATCGAGTACGACATGTCCTACGCGGTGCAGCCCTACCTGCTGAGGAGCGGGGCCAACGAGGGCTTCCATGAAGCTGTGGGGGAAATTATGTCACTCTCTGCAGCCACGCCCCAGCACCTGAAATCCCTTGATCTGCTAGAGCCAACTTACCAAGATGATGAAG AAACTGAAATCAACTTTCTGCTCAAACAAGCACTAACCATTGTTGGAACAATGCCTTTTACTTACATGCTGGAGAAGTGGAGGTGGATGGTGTTTAGGGGTGAGATTACAAAGCAGGAATGGACCAAACAGTGGTGGGAGATGAA gagAGCCATAGTTGGTGTTGTGGAGCCAGTCCCTCACGATGAAACCTACTGCGACCCTGCCGCGCTGTTTCACGTGGCCAATGACTACTCCTTCATAAG GTATTACACCCGCACCATCTATCAGTTCCAGTTTCAGGAGGCACTTTGCAAGGCAGCCAACCATGTTGGCCCTCTTCACAAATGTGACATTACCAActccactgctgctgggcagaaGCTCAG AGAATTGCTGGAATTAGGGAGATCCAAGCCCTGGACTGAAGCACTGAAAAATATAACAGGAGAGAAATACATGAATGCAGCCCCCTTGCTCCGCTACTTTGAACCTTTATATGAGTGGCTGAAAAAAAACAATTCTGGAAGATTCATTGGCTGGAAAACAGACTGGACACCAT ATTCCAGCAATGCCATCAAAGTGCGCATCAGCCTGAAGTCAGCTCTGGGGGACGAGGCG TATGAATGGGATGAAAGTGAGCTCTTCTTGTTCAAGTCATCTGTTGCCTATGCCATGAGGAAATACTTTGCAgaggagaagaagcagaaagttGCCTTTGA cgTTTCAGACATTCATGTTGGGGAATTGACAAAAAGGATCTCCTTCTACATTACTGTCAGCATGCCAGGTAATATCAGTGATATTGTGCCCAAAGCTGACGTGGAAGATGCCATCAG AATGTCTCGAGGACGAATGAACGAGGCTTTCAGACTCGATGACAGTACCCTGGAGTTTGTGGGAATCCTTCCAACCCTGGCTGCCCCTTATGAACCACCAGTAACCATCTGGTTAATTGTATTTGGGGTGGTCATTGGTCTGGTTGTCGTTGGAGCTATTGCCTTGATCGTCACTGGGCTGAGAGATCGCAAAAA gagagcaagaaaaagcagaggTGAAGCAGAATCAAATCATGAAGAGGTGAACCCTTATgctgaagagggaaaaagaaacctgGGCTTTGAGCCAGCTGAAGAGACACAAACATCATTTTAA